A DNA window from Clavibacter sepedonicus contains the following coding sequences:
- a CDS encoding ComF family protein: MIPAPRQPALSLSPSSLSSRVPSAVRSALLDALAVVAPVTCAGCGAPDRAVCPACRAAILALPVVRPLALPAVPSSGGREPARIVPVGCGSAYAPPWPALLSALKEDGRTDAARALAATLVGAVRAAVAAAEREAGSAGARARPLDVIPVPSPAASLRRRGYAPVEVLLARAGIRPLRAPGVPGLRRHPLRFTRRPADQAGLGVAARAANVDGCLVARTDLAGRQILVVDDVLTTGATLRETCRAIRAAGGDVVACAVLTAVPARSRDGLPRAR, translated from the coding sequence GTGATCCCCGCGCCCCGGCAGCCCGCCCTGTCCCTGTCCCCGTCGTCCCTGTCCTCCCGGGTGCCCTCGGCTGTCCGCTCCGCCCTGCTCGATGCCCTCGCGGTCGTCGCCCCCGTGACCTGCGCGGGATGCGGCGCTCCCGACCGCGCCGTGTGCCCGGCGTGCCGGGCGGCGATCCTCGCTCTGCCCGTCGTGCGGCCGCTCGCGCTGCCCGCCGTCCCCTCGTCGGGCGGGCGCGAGCCCGCCCGCATCGTGCCGGTGGGCTGCGGGAGCGCGTACGCGCCGCCCTGGCCCGCGCTCCTGTCCGCCCTCAAGGAGGACGGCCGCACGGACGCCGCACGGGCGCTGGCGGCCACCCTCGTCGGGGCCGTCCGCGCGGCCGTGGCCGCCGCCGAGCGCGAGGCCGGCTCGGCCGGCGCCCGCGCGCGCCCGCTCGACGTGATCCCCGTCCCCTCGCCCGCCGCCTCCCTCCGTCGTCGCGGCTACGCGCCTGTCGAGGTCCTGCTGGCCCGCGCCGGCATCCGCCCGCTCCGCGCCCCGGGCGTGCCGGGGCTTCGGCGCCACCCGCTCCGCTTCACCCGCCGCCCCGCCGACCAGGCCGGCCTCGGGGTCGCCGCCCGCGCGGCCAACGTCGACGGCTGCCTCGTGGCGCGCACCGATCTCGCCGGCCGCCAGATCCTCGTGGTCGACGACGTCCTCACCACCGGCGCCACCCTCCGCGAGACCTGCCGCGCCATCCGCGCCGCCGGCGGCGACGTCGTCGC